Genomic DNA from Anaerohalosphaeraceae bacterium:
GGATTTTGACCGTGTGGAGGCCGGCAACCTCAACCGTCAAAAATATTTTTATGACCAAATCGGCCGATGGAAAGTCGATGCCACCATAGAAAATCTGCTTCGAATCTGGCCGGAAGCCCAGTTGGAAGGGCACAAAGTTCGACTGACGCCCGAAACGGTCCAATCGATTTTTGCTTCTGCGGATGTGATAGCCGAGTGTTTCGACCGTGCGGACCAGAAGCAGATGATTGTGGAGACGGTTTTGTCAAAAATGCCCGACAAGGTGATTGTTTCAGTCAGCGGTCTGGCCGGCTGGGGGGCCAGCAATGAAATAGTGACGCGTCCTATCAACAATCGGCTGATTCTGGTCGGCGACGGGGTCAGCGGTACGGGTCCGGGAATTCCTTTGACGGCCGCCCGGGTCGGCGTGGCGGCCTATCATCAGGCCAACGCCATTGTCGAAGCCCTGATGGACCTCAAGCATCGGCCGTTATCGCGAGGTGTGCAATGAGCTGGACATTGAAGATTAACGGAACTCCGCAGACGTTTGAACCGTCCGAGCAGCCGGCCACATTGGCGGATTTATTGAAGCAGCTTCAGATGGACAAAGCCGCCGTTGTGGCGGAGGTGGACGGGCAGGTTGTTCCCCGTGAGCATTTTGCACAGACGGTTTTGCGGGATGGTCAATCGATTGAATTGATTCGTTTTGTGGGCGGCGGATAAGCCGCTTGAATCCTCCCTATAAGGAGTCCTAATGGATTCGCTGGTGATAGCAGGCAGGTCGTTTCGTTCGAGGCTGTTTGTCGGGACAGGCAAGTTTGCCTCGGCGAGTGTGATGGCGGCGGCGATTGAGGCCTCCGGCACAGAAATGGTGACGGTGGCCCTCCGTCGTGTGGATATTCAGAATCCGTCTGATGATATGCTGTCGGCCATTGACCGGACACGGTACCAGCTGCTCCCGAATACGTCCGGGGCTCGCGATGCGGCGGAGGCCGTTCGTCTGGCACGGCTGGCGCGGGCCGCCAGCGGGATTCACTGGGTCAAACTGGAGGTGACGCCTGACCCGTATTATCTGCTGCCGGACGGCACGGAAACGCTGAAGGCCGCTGAAATCCTTGTCAAGGAAGGGTTTGTCGTGCTGCCGTATATCCACGCGGACCCGGTTTTGGCAAAACGGCTTCAGGAAGTCGGCTGTGCAACGGTGATGCCGCTGGCCAGTCCCATCGGGTCCAATCAGGGGATGCGGACGAAGGATTCGATTGCGATTATCATTGAGCAGGCGACGGTGCCTGTGGTGGTGGATGCAGGGCTGGGGGCGCCCTCGCATGCGGCCGAGGCGATGGAGATGGGAGCGGATGCCGTTTTGGTCAATACGGCGATTGCGACGGCGGCCGACCCGGTTCGGATGGCGGCGGCCTTTAAGCAGGCCGTCGAAGCCGGCCGTCTGGCCTATGAGGCGGGGCTGCCGCCCAAGAGCACAACGGCACAGGCATCAAGTCCCCTGACCGGATTTTTGCGGAATGAGTAGGCGGGCCATGGAGGAAATCCGAACCATTCTGGCTCAAAAAAATCTCGACCATGACCGGCAGGTCTGGACCGAGCAGATGCGTCGGATTCGTCCGGAGGATGTGCAGAAGGAATTGTCCAAGCCGGCCGGCAAGTATTCTTTTCCGCGTCTTTTGACGCTGCTTAGTCCCGCTGCGGAGGAGTGTCTGGAGGAAATGGCGCAGCAGGCCGCACGCCTGACGATTCAGCGGTTTGGACGCACCATTCAGCTGTATGCTCCGCTGTATGTGTCGAATGTGTGCATCAACAGCTGCCGCTACTGCGGATACAATCGCCATACGGTGTTTGAACGGACGCGCCTGTCCATTGAAGAGGCCCTGGCGGATGCGGCGGTGATTGCGGAGGAAGGTTTCCGCCATCTTCTGCTGGTCAGCGGCGAGGACCGTGCCTTTGTGACGACGGCGTATCTGGCGGAATTGGCGGCTCGGCTTCGCCGGCGATTCAGTTCTCTGAGTGTCGAAATTTATCCGATGACGCAGGAGGAATACCGGATTCTCTTTGAAGCGGGCATCGACGGCGTGACACTCTATCAGGAAACGTATGACCGGGAGGCCTATGCATATTATCACCCGGCCGGTCCGAAGCGGGATTATGACTGGCGGCTGCTGGCACCGGACCGGTTTGCATCCGCCGGCATGCGCCGGATTGGACTGGGGGTTCTGCTGGGGCTGACGGATTGGCGTCTGGAAACGCTGGCGCTGGCGGAGCATGCGGCGTATCTGATGAAACGATACTGGCGTTCGCAGGTGGCGTTTTCATTCCCGCGGCTTCGACCCGCTCTGGGGGCTCCTTCGGACTGGCCGCATCTGCTTTCGGACCGAAATCTGGTGCAGATGATGCTGGCGCTGCGGCTGTGTTTCGCCGATGCGGGGATTGTGCTGTCCACCCGGGAGCGTGCCCAGCTGCGCGATCATCTGGTTGACCTGTGCGTAACGAGTATGAGCGCCGGTTCCAAAACCAACCCCGGCGGCTATACCGGCCATGAGGATACGGCTGAGCAGTTTGTTGTGGCCGATAGCCGAACGCCCGCCCAGATTGCCCAAATGATTCGCTCCAAAGGCAAAGACCCCGTCTGGAAGGACTGGGATGCGGCTTTTGCTTTTTCATAAAAAACTTTACTTTTTGTCCTTTTTCGGCTAAAAGGATTGACCAAGGGGATGGAGTCCCCCTTTAAACGCTCTGCGAGCTGATGACTCCTGCAGGATGGCTATCTGTGGGAGTCTTTTTCTCATCCCCACTTTGTGCATCCTGCAGAACTGTTGATGCAGGAGAAAATACCATGTGGCAGAAATTATGTTATTTAGGTTTTGCCGGAGCCCTGGGGACGCTCTGTCGCTACTGGCTTTCGGGATTTGTTCATCGGATGCTTTCCACTACGTTTCCCGTCGGGACGGCTGTCGTAAATATTCTGGGATGTCTTCTGTTTGGGCTCCTGTGGGCCTTGATTGAGCTGCGTCTGAATATTCCCGTTCAGCTGAAAGGGGTGATTTTTCTGGGGTTTTTCGGGGCATTCACGACGTTTTCGACGTTTGCTTTTGAAACCGTTCAGCTGATTGATGATTCTCAGTGGTTCTGGGTTGCCGGCAATCTGGTTCTGCAGAACGGACTGGGCCTGATGGCGATGATGACAGGCCTTGCAATTGGAAAATGGATTTGAGAAAGGAGAGGACGATGCAGCTGCCTTCAGAAGCACAATTGCTGCGGATTTTTATCGGCGAGGCGGACAAGTGGGACGGCAAACCTCTTTATGAAGCGATTGTCCTGCTGGCCCGTCAGCGGGGGATGGCCGGGGCAACGGTTCTGCGGGGACTGATGGGCTTTGGGGCGCACAGCCGTCTGCATACCGCCAAAATCCTCCGGCTGTCGGAAGACCTGCCGATTGTGATTGAGATTGTTGATAAGCCGGAGCGCATCGAGGCGTTCCTTCCGGAACTGGACCGAATGATTCAGGAAGGGCTGGTCACCCTCGAAACCGTCAATATATTT
This window encodes:
- the thiF gene encoding sulfur carrier protein ThiS adenylyltransferase ThiF, which codes for MTPPVFYELKSAVVGIAGLGGLGSNVAEALVRMKIGKLILVDFDRVEAGNLNRQKYFYDQIGRWKVDATIENLLRIWPEAQLEGHKVRLTPETVQSIFASADVIAECFDRADQKQMIVETVLSKMPDKVIVSVSGLAGWGASNEIVTRPINNRLILVGDGVSGTGPGIPLTAARVGVAAYHQANAIVEALMDLKHRPLSRGVQ
- the thiS gene encoding sulfur carrier protein ThiS; the encoded protein is MSWTLKINGTPQTFEPSEQPATLADLLKQLQMDKAAVVAEVDGQVVPREHFAQTVLRDGQSIELIRFVGGG
- a CDS encoding DUF190 domain-containing protein, whose translation is MQLPSEAQLLRIFIGEADKWDGKPLYEAIVLLARQRGMAGATVLRGLMGFGAHSRLHTAKILRLSEDLPIVIEIVDKPERIEAFLPELDRMIQEGLVTLETVNIFAYRYDEKNSGAKEK
- the crcB gene encoding fluoride efflux transporter CrcB; the protein is MWQKLCYLGFAGALGTLCRYWLSGFVHRMLSTTFPVGTAVVNILGCLLFGLLWALIELRLNIPVQLKGVIFLGFFGAFTTFSTFAFETVQLIDDSQWFWVAGNLVLQNGLGLMAMMTGLAIGKWI
- the thiH gene encoding 2-iminoacetate synthase ThiH yields the protein MSRRAMEEIRTILAQKNLDHDRQVWTEQMRRIRPEDVQKELSKPAGKYSFPRLLTLLSPAAEECLEEMAQQAARLTIQRFGRTIQLYAPLYVSNVCINSCRYCGYNRHTVFERTRLSIEEALADAAVIAEEGFRHLLLVSGEDRAFVTTAYLAELAARLRRRFSSLSVEIYPMTQEEYRILFEAGIDGVTLYQETYDREAYAYYHPAGPKRDYDWRLLAPDRFASAGMRRIGLGVLLGLTDWRLETLALAEHAAYLMKRYWRSQVAFSFPRLRPALGAPSDWPHLLSDRNLVQMMLALRLCFADAGIVLSTRERAQLRDHLVDLCVTSMSAGSKTNPGGYTGHEDTAEQFVVADSRTPAQIAQMIRSKGKDPVWKDWDAAFAFS
- a CDS encoding thiazole synthase, giving the protein MDSLVIAGRSFRSRLFVGTGKFASASVMAAAIEASGTEMVTVALRRVDIQNPSDDMLSAIDRTRYQLLPNTSGARDAAEAVRLARLARAASGIHWVKLEVTPDPYYLLPDGTETLKAAEILVKEGFVVLPYIHADPVLAKRLQEVGCATVMPLASPIGSNQGMRTKDSIAIIIEQATVPVVVDAGLGAPSHAAEAMEMGADAVLVNTAIATAADPVRMAAAFKQAVEAGRLAYEAGLPPKSTTAQASSPLTGFLRNE